A segment of the Candidatus Krumholzibacteriia bacterium genome:
GCCGGCGAGGACATGGAGGCCGAGACCCGGCCCCTGCCCGTGGTGCAGGACGTGTTCTTCGGGTACGACTCCTTCGAGCTCGATGCCGAGGCCCAGGCCACCCTGCAGACGAACGCGAGGATCCTGCGTCGGAATCCCGATGTCGACGTGATCATCGAGGGTCATTGCGACGAGCGGGGCACCGCCCAGTACAACATGGCGCTGGGCTGGAAGCGCGCGAACACGACGAAGGACTACCTGGTGTCCCTGCGCATTCCCGCGTCGCGCATTCGTACGGTGAGCTTCGGCAAGGAGAAGCCCTTCGTGACGGGGAGCGGAGAAGACGTCTGGTCGCTGAACCGCCGCGCCCACATCGTACTCGAACGGTCCGGGCGCTGAGCCATGCGACGTATCCTGGGTTCCGTCCTCCTCGTCGCGGTCCTGACCGGTTCGTCGGGGTGCGCCAAGCAGCTACAGCGCATCGAGACCCGTACGGATGAGATCGCGACCATCCAGGCGCGGCTCGCGGCGGAACAACGCGAGCTCGCATCCATCGTGGAGCGTCTCGACGAGCGGGATGCCGAACGCGAGGCCGAGCTCGTGGAGCGCCGCGCCGAGCTGGAATATCAGCTTCGTGCCCTCG
Coding sequences within it:
- a CDS encoding OmpA family protein; this encodes MKSLQSDANRADAGRVALITLVALSAVLLVGLLSGCGGKPEAQPDTGATPTEEPLDEIPVTTPDEQPAFPDEADAMDQDTVAGEDMEAETRPLPVVQDVFFGYDSFELDAEAQATLQTNARILRRNPDVDVIIEGHCDERGTAQYNMALGWKRANTTKDYLVSLRIPASRIRTVSFGKEKPFVTGSGEDVWSLNRRAHIVLERSGR